The Polyangium mundeleinium genome contains the following window.
GCGCCACGCGGAACCCGGAGAACGAAAGAAACTCCGTGAACATCTCGCGGTTGTCATCGAAGTCGTCGACTACGAGGACGAGCGGCGAGAGGCCGCCGTGTTGTTGCCCGAGCCCAGTTTCGTCTGTCGTCTTCACGACGTAAAACCCCCGGTCATTCGATGGAGCGCGTCGCCGCCGACCCCTCACCCGCGGCGCGGCGTGCGTCGCGAGCAAGGGTCGATGATAGCCGCACGCGCGGAACCTCCGACACGGAATCATGCCCTTCTTGGGCCGTGGAGACAGGCCTGAGCGGCATATCGGGAGAAACCCGACGCGATGCTTCCGGACATCGCAGCACGGATGGCGGAGTGAGGCGATCTCCGACTGCATCGGTCACACGAGGTCGCGTTACCCTGCCAATCAAAGAGGCGATCGTGGCCGAAGCGAGGAAACGCAAACAAGCAAGCAAGTCGGCAAATGGGCCTTCGCGGAGCACGACGCGCCCCGCGACGAAGCGCGCTCGCATGCCGGCGGTGCAAACCAAAGACGCGCGTTACGTGGCCGAGCTCGAGCGTCGATGCCGAGAGCTCGAGCGTCGCGCCAAAGCTTCCGAAGCGCAGCGCGCGGAGCTGCTCACCATCGTCTCGCACGACCTGCGCAACCCGCTCGGCGTGGTGATGGTGACGACGACGCTGCTCGCGCGCGAGCTCGGCGGAGATCCGGCGCATGATCGTCAGCTCCAGACGATCAAGCGCGCCGCGCTGGAGATGAACCAGATCGTCGAGGACCTCGTCGACGCCGCGCACATCGACGCGGGCAGGCTGCCGATCGGGCAGGAGGTGCACGACGCAGCGTCGATCGTGGAGGCCGCGACGCTCGCCGCCGCGCTCGCCACGGCGCAACGGCCGATCGCGGTCGTGAAGGAGGTCGCTCCGCACCTGCCGGCGCTCTACGTGGATCGCGCCCGCGTGCTGCAGGTGCTCTCACGGCTCGTCAGCAACGCCGCGCGCTTCATGCAGAAGGGCGGGTCGATCACGATCCGCGCCGAGCCCATGCCCTCCGGCGCGCGCTTCTCGGTGACGGACACGGGGCCTGGGATCGCCGAGATCGACCGGCCGATGTTGTTCTCGCGCAGGCCGCCGGAAGGGCGCCGCGCGTGCCAGGGCATGGGCCTCGGGGTCTACGTCGCCAAGGGCATCGTCGAGGCGCATGGCGGGCATATCGGCGCGCAGAGCGAGGTGGGGCGTGGGAGCACAATCCACTTCACGCTGCCCGCGGCCGACGGAGCCGCGCTCTCGAATCACGATCGCAGGGATTGAACGAGGCGCGGAGGGGGCGCGAGGGATACGCCTTCGCGAGGGGAACGCGGGATCGAGCGGGCGCCGCGAGAGGCGCCCGCTCGATTCGTTTCGTCAGCCGGGGTTCTGCGAGAAGCAGCAGCGGAAGCCGAGGTCGAAGAGCTTGAAGTTCTGATCGACCGTGTAGAACTGGAACGAGCACGTCGCGCCGCCGGGGTCGCCGGTGTTGAACGCGCCGCCCATGAGCGGGTACGTGTTCGTCGCGCTCTTCGTGATCTCACGGAGGTTGCCCGTGATGTCGAAGATCTTGTTCGTCGCGACCGTGTTGCCCTCCAGGTTCAACCAGTCCGCCCAGCAGTTCTTCAGGCTGGTCGAGCCTGTGAAGAGCAGGCCGTCCTGATCCCCAGGAATCGACGTGTTGAAGTCGAACTCGGGGCCGAGGTTGCAGAACTTCGTGGCGTCGTACGTCGATTTGCACGCCGCGCCGCGCGGGTAGTAGCCGTAGGTGCAGGTCAGGTTCGTCAGGCACGCCGTCGTCCAGTTGGCCGTCGGGCAGATGAACCCACCCATCGCGCTGCACGTCTGCTCGACCTCGGCCGGCGTGACGTTGAACCACGGCAGCTTGTTGGGCACCGAGCACGCGAGCGTCTTGTCGAGCGTCGTGCCCGCAGGCGCCGTCGTGTGGTAGCCGTTGCCGTTGCCGGGCGTGATGACGTTGTTCGCGACATCGGTCACGGCGTTCGGCCGGCTCGCCTCGTAGCTGTACATCCAGAGGCTCGACGCGATACGCGTGACCGCGGGTTTGACGTAGTTCGCTGCATTCGAGCCCTTCGACACGTACGTCTCGTCGATGAGCCCGTCGCAGTCGTTGTCCACGCCGTCGCACAGCTCGGTGCAGCCGCCGGGCAACGTCGCGCAGTCGGCCTTGACCGCGTTGCACGTCGTGGCGTTCGCGCCGCTGCACACGAACGTGCCGGGCTTGCGGCAGGCGCCGTGTCCGGGCACCGGGGCGGCGTCGTCGCTCGCGCACGCCTTGCCGTAGTTCGGCACGTTCTCGTTGAGGATGCCGTCGCAGTCGTTGTCGAGGTTGTCGCAGACCTCGGTGGCGCCCGAGCAGTAGTTCGGGGCCGCCCCGTTGCACACGCCCGCCGGGAACGTGCACTTCCACGCGCCCTGCGAGCAAGCGACCGTGACCTGCGACGTGCACTCCGGCCGCGTGGCCGTGACGCTCACACCGCAGACCTGCACCGGCGTCGGGGCCACGACGCCCTCGTCGATCTGCCCGTCGCAGTCGTCGTCCTCGCCGTTGCAGATCTCCTGCGCCTGCTTGTACTGGCAGCTGTATTCGCAGGTCTTGTTGCCGTCGAGATCGTAGTAGCCGTTCTCGCAGCCCTGGAAGGCGCACATGCCCGTCGTGCACGACCAGATCGCGTGGACTGCGTTCGCGTAGCAGTTGTTGCCGCACGCGCCGCAGTTCGCGACGTCGTTCTGGAAGTTCGGCTGGCCGGTCAGCGCGCCGTCGCAGTTCGAGTCCACGCCGCAGGCGTCGACGCTGCTCGACGGTCCCGTCGAGTTCTGGCACGTCTGCACGCCGCCCACGCAGACGAACGTGCCCGCCTTGCAAGGCGACGTCGCGCCCGCGGGGGGCGCAGGCGGCACGTTGCAAGCGCCGAGGTTCAGGTTGTTGTCGACGATCCCGTCGCAGTTGTCGTCGAGGCTGTTGCACGTCTCCGTGCTCGGCCCGATGTACCCCGTGCACGCGCCGCCGCAGGCCTGCGTGCCCCTCACGCACTTGCTCAGGCCGCCATAGACGAGGTTTGGCGGCGCGCCGACGGGCACGCAGGGCTGGCTCGGGATGCCTTCGTCGACCTGCCCGTCACAATCGTCGTCGACCGTGTTGCAGGTCTCGACCGTCGGGTCGGTGTTCCCGACGCACTGGAGCGTCATGCCCACGCACTGGAGCGTGCCGAGCTTGCAAGGCGCCGTGCTGCTCTGACCGCACGCCGAGCCCGTGCCCGCGACGTCGTCGACGAGCCCGTTGCAGTCGTCGTCCTGGCCGTTGCACGTCTCGGTCTTCGGCGCGATCTCACCGACGCAGGTCTTCTGGCCGCCGGGCTGGCACTGCTCCACGCCCTTCTGGCACGGACCGACGTCGGTCAAACCGCACGTCGCGCCCACGTCGACGGGCATGTCGTCGATCGCCCCGTTGCAGTTGTCGTCCTGGCCATTGCAGAGCTCGGCGGAGGGGTTCACCGCGCCCATGCAGACGAGCTGACCGTTCTGACACTGCTGCTTGCCGAACTGGCAGGGGAAGATGTTGCTCTGGCCGCAGGCGTTGCCGGCGTCCGTGGGGCTGTCGTCGACCTGGCCGTCGCAGTCGTCGTCGAGGCCGTTGCAGATCTCCTGGATCTGCCCCTCGACGACGACGTTCGGCCCGGCGCACACGACTTTGTTTCCGACACACGCCGTCTTGCCAGCGGCGGCGAGCAGCCCGCAGATGCCGTCCGGATCGCCGAAGCAGTTCTTGCCGATCTGCGGATCCATCGAGAGGTCGTCGGCCTCGTCGATCTTGCCGTCGCAGTCGTTGTCGAGGCTGTCGCCGCACTTCTCGACGCCGCCGTTCGACGGGGTGCACTGGTACTCGCAGCCCGTCGCGACGGAGTTGTCGAGGTCGTACCAGCCCACGTCACACTGCTTGATCGTGCACTGCGTGTTCGCCGGGGAGCACGCCTCGCCGGCGCCCGCGGTCGTCGCGCACTCGGACGTGCCGTTGATGACGACGCAGTTGTTCCCGCACTTGCCGCAGTCCGTCGTGCTCGTGCAGAGGTTGACGTCCTCGTCCTTCACGCCGTCGCAGTCGTCGTCCTTGTTGTTGCACGACGCGTCGTCCTGCGTGTTCTTGATGCAGTAGTACTCGCAGGCCTTGTCGCCATCGAGGTCGTAGTAGCCCGACACGCACGTGCCCGTGCACTCGCCCGGCACCGTGCCCGGGTTCGGGCTCGGCACGCAGGTGATGGTCGCGGGATCGTTGTTGAGCAGCTTCGTGAAGCAGTTGTTGTCACACGTGCCGCACGTCGTCTTGGCCTCGAGGTTGATGTTCGGACCGTCGTCGACCACGCCGTTGCAGTCGTTGTCGAGGCCGTCGCACTTCTCGATGCCGCCGTTCGTCGGGACGCATGGGCCGCTGCCGCCAGCGCCTCCCGAGCCCGGGCCGCCGTCGGTGCCGCAGAACGGGAAGCAGTTGTCGCCGCCTTCGCCGCCCTGACCACCCGCGCCGCCGGAGCCCGAGCCGGAGCCCGAGCCCGTCGGCGTGTCGCCGGCGCACTTGTCGAAGCAGAACGCGTCCGTCGTGCACCCCGCGGTCCCGAGCGCGAGCGCCGAGACCACGAGGGCCGAGAGGAGCTTGCCGAGCGAGCTCATCGCGACACCTCCGTACCGCCGCGGCGCCCGGAAGACCGCCTGCGTGCCATGCCGAGCGCGAGCGCAGCGAGCGCCAGCGCGAAGCCACCCTTCCGATCCTGTGCGCCGACGTCGCATGCGCATCCGCCGCCGCCCGTCGCGAGGCCCCAGATGCTGTCGTCCCCAGGCGCGCCGCCCGCGCCCGTGCCCGTCGTCGACGTCGGGTTGCCGCCGCCGCCCGCGCCGCCCGCGCCACCGGCGCCGCCGCTGCCACCCGCGCCGCCGCTGCCGCCCTGGCCCTGCAAGCAGTCTCCGTTCTGGCAGACCTGGCCCATCGGGCAGAGGACGCCTTCGCACGGATCGTTGCCGCAGTTGCCCGTCAACGGATCGCAGTACGCGCCGTCGGGGCAGTTCGGCGTGGCGCACTTGCTGTCCACGCACGCCGGAGGCGATTGCGACAGATCGCAGACCTGCGTCCCGACGCACGCCGGATCACAGCCCGCGACGCACTGGCCGTTCTTGCACACCTCACCCGTCCCGCAGCTCTTGTCCGCGCACGACTCGATGCACGTGACGCCGGTGAACGTCTCGTTCGGCTTGCAGACCTGGCCCGTCGGGCAGCTGTCGGGCTTGCACGGGTTGTCCACGCAGGAGCCGCCGTTGCAGGCCTTGTCGCAGCCGACGCAGGGCACGTTGTAGCAGTTGTTCTGCACGCACTTGCCCGCGGTCGCGCCGTAGCTCGAGCAGACCTCGCCCGCGCCGCACGTCACGCCGTCGCAAGGATCCTTGCAGCCGGCGATGCCCTTGCAGACGCAGACCGGAGGCACGACGCAGTTCGCGTCCGCAGGCGTGCCCGCGGGCGCGCAGAGCACCTTGCCCATCGCGTCCTTCACCGTCTTCGTCGGGCAGTCGACGCAGTTGTTCGCGATGCAGAAGTTGCCGAGCGGCTGGCCGGTCTGGCTGGAGACGACCTCCTCGCAAGCCTGGCCCGGCGGGCACGGGAACTCGCCGCCCTGGCAGGGCGTCGCGCAGGTGCACGCGCTGCCGCTCTTCACGCACGAGTTACCGGGCGCGCAGATCTGCGGCATGTTCGGGTCCTGCTCGTCGGTCGTGCCGTCGCAGTCGTTGTCCTCGCAGTCGCACGCCTCGTCCGTCTGACCCTGGCCGCCGAGGCAAGCGAAGATGCCGTTGAGGCACGCCCAGTGGCCCTGCTGGCAAGCGCCCGTGTCGATGCCACAAGCGCCGCCGATCGTCTGCGTCGCGTCGAGCGGGTTCGTCGTGCCGTCGATGCCATCCGGCGCGGGGCCCGCCTCGTCGATCGAGCCGTCGCAGTCGTTGTCGACGCCGTCGCAGATCTCGGGCTGCGGGCCGGTGCCGTTGATGCACGTCTCGCCGCCCATGCCGTCGCATTGCAGGGTGCCCGGCTGGCAGGCGCCCTTGTCGCGCGGGCCCGGGTAGAGCGTCGTGTCGTAGGGCGGGGTGCACGAGCCGCCGACGACGATGCCGTTGTCGACCGTGCCGTCGCAGTCGTCGTCGAGGCCGTTGCACGCCTCGGGGCTCGGGGGCACGTCGCCCACGCAGTCGAGGATGCCGCCCGTGCAGTCGATGACGCCAGGCGCGCACTGGCCCGTGTCGGTACCGCAGGCCGCGCCTTCCCCCTGGAACGTGCCGTCGTCGATCGTGCCGTCGCAGTTGTTGTCGAGGCCGTCGCACGCCTCGGCCTGCGGGCCCTTCGCGTTCACGCAGACCCAGCCGAGCGCGCCCTGGCAAGCCAGCGAGCCCTTGTTGCAAGGCGGCGCGAGCATGCCGTTGTCGGCGCACGACGCGTTGGGCGGCGGGCACCACTCGAGGTTCCCGTGCTTGCAGCAGTTGCCCGGCAGATCCCAGCAGCCGTTCGCGCCGGCGACGGGCGCGTCGAAGAGCGGCGCGTCGTCGATCTTGCCGTCGCAGTCGTTGTCCACGCCGTCGCAGGTCTCGGCCTGCGCCTGGATGCCGCCCTGGCACACGATCGCGCCGTTCACGCACGCCGTTTGGCCGAGCGAGCAGGGCGGCTGGTTGATGCCGCACGGCTTGCCGAGGCCGCCGACGTTGTCGTCGATGACGCCATCGCAGTCGTTGTCCTTGCCGTCGCAGATCTCGGTCGAGGGACCGACCTGGCCGACGCACAGCACGCCGTTCGGACCGCACTGCTGGACACCTGCGATGCACTCGCCTTCGTCGGAGCCGCAGGCATCGCCCGTACCGAGCACGTCGTCGATCAGGCCGTTGCAATCGTTGTCCGCGCTGTCGCACTGCTCGGTCTGCGGACCCACGGGGCCCTGGCAGGCCCAGGCCCCGCTCGTGCAGACGAGCGTGCCCTTGTTGCACGGCGACGTCAGCGTGCCGTTGGCGTAGCAAGTGCCGCCGGCGGGCGGGCACCACTGCAAGTTCTTGAACACGCAGCAGTTGCCGGGGTTCTGCCAGCAGCCGTTCTGCCCGGCTGCCGGGCCGTCGGCGAGCGGCGCCTCGTCCACGATGCCGTTGCAGTTGTTGTCGACGTTGTCGCAGATCTCGGCCTGCGGCCCCGTCCCGCCCTGGCAAACCAGCGCGCCGTTCACGCAGGCGAGTGAGCCGGGTGTGCAGGGCGCGAGCGCCACGCCGCACGAGGTGCCCACGCCTGCCGCTTGCTCGTCCACCTGGCCGTCGCAGTCGTTGTCGATGCCGTCGCAGACCTCGGCGGACGGCCCGACGAAGCCCGTGCACGTGCTGCTGTTGCACGGCCGCAAGCCCTGCTTGCACTGGCTCGTGCCACCGTAGACGAGGCCGCCCGGCGTCCCCACCGGCACGCATGCCGTCGGCGCGACGGAGTCGTCCACGATGCCGTCGCAGTCGTTGTCGATGTTGTCGCAGGTCTCGGTCTGCGGGTCGTTCTGGCAGGCCGCGAGGCCGCCGCCGGCCACGCATTGGCCCGGCTGCGGCACGGGCTGCGCGGGCTTGCACGCCTGCGTGCCCTGGCAGTTCGTCGGGGTCGACAGGCCACACGGGACCGCGGGGATGTTGTCGTCCGCGATGCCGTCACAGTCGTTGTCGCAGCCGTCGCAGACCTCGGGCGAGGGCACGCAGTTCGGGCAGACGTTCTCGTCGGTCTGGCCGTCGCAGTCGTTGTCCTGGCCGTCGCAGGTCTCGGTCGTGGGACACTGCGCGGGGTTGCCGCACTTGTTGAAGCCCTCGTCGACGAGGTTCGTCTTGTTCGCCCCGTTGCCGTCGCAGTTGTTGTCCGCCTCGTCGCAAATCTCTTTGGGGTCGTAGCAAAGCCAGTTCGCCGGCTGGGCCTGCTGCGCGTCGGTCGTACACGGCAGGAGCGCCTCGTTGCCGTCGGGATCCGCGCCCGTGATCGATGCCACGTAGCTGTTGAGGCAGGCCGTGCGCGCCGCGGCGTTCGCCCACGCACAGCACGTCTTGCCCGCCCCCTTGTTGCAGTAGTGCTTGTAGCCCTCGTCGGTGCAGCCGTTGCAGTTGTCGTCGCTGTTGTTGCAGACCTCGGGCTTGGCTGCGGTGCTGACGATCGTCGCCAGCGCCTTCGCCAGCTCGACCTCGTTGTTCACCGAGTACGACGACCCGGTGCCGCCGGCCGCCGCGATGAGGTCGGTCTTGGCCTTCGAGCCGCCCGCGAAGTTGATGACGTAGACCGGGACTTTCCAGTTCTTCTGGTTGGGGGCGGTCCCGAGCGTGACGCCGGTCTGGTAGAGATCCTGCGCCACGGAGACGGGTATGCTCGTATCGTCGTTCGCGCCCACCTTTTCACAGGTCTCGTCACCGTCCGTCAAAAGGATCACGTTGACGCTGCGACACGGCCGATCGTTGATGTTCAGCGGCGTGGCGCCATTCGCACCGAAGCCAAACCCGCTCTGGCAGTAATTCGAGGTGCTCCAGTTGAGGTTCCAGCCCGAGCGCAGGTACTGCGCCACGGAGCGGAGCGAGCCGGCGATCGGCGTCGCACCGTCGGCGAACAGCTCTCTGTTGTCGCCACAGAGGCCATCGAACCACTGGAGCAACTCCGGTACGTTCGACGCGGGCGCGGCCGGCCCCCACCAGGGATCCTGCGGCAAGGGCACGACGATGTTGCCGGCGTTCCGCCAAGTGCCCTCCGGGTAGTTGGGGCTTACGGGCCCGAGCCCGCTGGGGCAGTTCGGAAGGTTCCCGCAGCTCAAGGAAGGACTGCTGGTGGCTCCCGTGAAGTCGCTGATCGTGCACCCGTAATTATCAACGATGCATTGGGCCCCGTTCGGCGGGCCACAGGTGCTCGCGCAGGCGCCGGTCGGGCAGCCCGACATGATGCCCGCGTACGTCGCGAGCCCGAAGTTCACCTCGCCGGAGAACGCCTGGACCGTCTGCCGGAGCGCGCATTTCGCGTCGTTCAGCCGGCTCGGAATCATGCCGCAGGAATTGAGCTTGTAGAGGGGGCTGCTAGCGTCGCACTCATCCTGAACGTCTTTGCCCGGCGGCGTCGTACACGTCGTCATCGAGCCCGACGTGTCCGCGATGATCATGAAGTACGGCCGCGAGGGCGTGGGCCAATCCGCAGGGTTTTGCGAGAGGCACGCAGCGGCCTCCTGCGCGTCGGCCGGCGTGGTGAACGCAGCGGCCGCGGCGATCCCTGCGAGCGCGGCAAACGAAGTGAGGATCCCTTTTGAGGGCTGCCGGAACAAAGCCATGGGTAGCTCCGAAGGGCGCACCGAGGTGCACCCGCTCCACACGCCTTCCCGTCGAAGGCTCGACGTAGGCGAGTATCGTTCGTCAGGATCTCAGAGCCCTCGCCGCGCCACAAGCCCCGGACACGGCCCCGGCGCGCCCCTCCCCGCCCATTGCGCAGGGAATCAGGCGCGCCGAATGTGTCGGACGGTCGAGCCGGCGATCATCGCCGCGACGCGTGAGCACGAATACGCCGCGAACATCGGCCGCGGGGCGCCTACGGCCTTCGTTTCAGGGCTTGACAGCGAAGAGGAAAGCGTCGTCGCCGGCCGCGGACAGCGGGCCGAGACCAAAATCGACCGTGCCCCCGAAGCTGCCGGTCAACACCACGTTGCCCGACACCGGATCAAACACGAGCGACTGCGGCGACTGCACGAGGGGCCCGCCATACCCGCGGCCCCAGACGAGGCAGCCGTCCTTCGCGTCGAACCGGCCGAGGAACATGTCGAACCCATCCGCGCTCGGGATGGCCCCGCCGCCGAGATCGATCGAGCCGGTGAAGGCGCCCGCGAGCAGCACGTCCCCGTTCGGCGCGAACGCCACGCCGTCGGCGCGCTGGAAGGTCGGATCGCCAAACCGCAGCGTGTACGTCTGCGCGCCGGACGAGGTGAGCACCGAGACGAACGCATCGTCGACATCGATGTTCGTCATGGGCTTGCCGCCGAGGTCAAACGTGCCCTGGAACTGCCCGGCCACGGCCACCGAGCCCGAAGGCGACACGGCAATCGCGTTCGCCGAGGCCTTGCCCGCGCCCGCGCTGAGCTTCGCCCAGATCGGCGCGCCCTGCGAATCGAGCTTCGCGACGAACGCGCTCGGGTTGCCTTGGGCCATGAGCGCCCCGGCGCCGAAATCGATCACGCCCGACGCCTCGCCCGCGACGTACACGTTGCCCGCGCCGTCGACCGCGAGGCTCTTCGCCGACTGATCGGCCTCGTTGCCGTACTTCTTGCTCCAGAGGTGTTGCCCGGCTGCGTTGAACTTGGCGACGAACACGTCGAAGGCCTGGCCCGCCGCGGTGAGGACGCCGCCGCCGAAGTCGACCTGCTGCTGGAAGTAGCCCGAGATGACGACGTTGCCGATGCCGTCGACCGCGAGCGCACGCGCGTACTGGATGTTCGAATCGCCGAACTTCTTGCTCCAGACATGGCTGCCGTCGGGCGCGAACTTCACGAGGAACACGTCCTGGAAGAAGTTCGTGTCGCTCGTGAGGTTCGTGCCGCCGAAGTTGACGGTGCCGATGAAGATGCCCGTGACGTAGACGTTGCCCTCGGCGTCGGCGCCGATGCCCGTCGCGCTCTGGTTCTGCCCGTCGCCAAAGCGCTTCGCCCAGAGCACCTGGCCGTTCGGGGAGAGCTTCGCGACGAACGCGTCCTCCTTGCCGCCGCTCGTGAGCATGGTCCCGCCCAGGTTCATCGTGCCCTGGAGAGCGCCGGCGAGGAGGATGTTGCCCATCTTGTCGGTCGAGACGGACGCGCCACTCTGCGTTTGCGCGTCGCCGTACGCGGCGGCGAACACGGTGGTGCCGCCGTTCGGGTTCGGCGGGTCGCACATCGGCCCGGGATTCTGCCCGCCGGTCCCGGAGGAGCTCGACGAGCTGCTCGACGCGCTCGTCACGAAGTCCTGGAGCCCGTCGCCGCCCTGGCCGCCGCCCGTCGCGCCGGCGCCGCCCGTGCCAGCGCCCGAGCCCCCCGAGCCGTTGCTGCTCCCATCACCACACGCGGACGCGAGCGCCACGAGGGCTCCCGCGCAGACGAAGGAGGCCAGCAAGGTGCCCGTGCCGAGGAGCTTACCGGCGCCCGAAGGCCCCCTGAGGTTCAAAGGATGCGCGCGACGTGTCCGCATGAAGCCATTTCTCCCGCAAAAGGAAATTTCGCCAGCCCCCGTTGATATCAACGGTCGGCGCGCGCGTGTAGAGGGGGCAGCGGGAAAAGGCGGGCTCCCCGGCGCGGCGCGCCCTCTGGCGCCGCAAGATGGGGGGCGCAGAGCGCGCTCGGGGACCTGCGGCGCCGTCAAACGGGAGACGGCCTCACGGAGGGAGACTTGCAGCGCCGCAGGTCGGTGTCTCCAGAGCGAGGTTGGCGAGCTGCAGCGCCGCCTTTCAGGTGCGGGTGAGCGCGGAGGGCCGCCTGCAGCGCCGCAGGGCAGCGGACGCGCCCGGAGACCGGCGGTTCACGGCTCCCGAGGTCGGCGGGCGCGCGGACGGGGGCCGGGTTGCAGCGCGGCAGGAGGCCATCCGCGGGGAGCGATCACGATCTCGCGGGGATGCAGGGCATTCCGCGCCCGGTGCTGACCCCATGGGGCCGGGCGCCAAGGATGGATCTCAGGTTGGGGCGCCGCGCTGGGGCGCTGCCCCATGCCCCGCCCGGGGCTGTCCGCCCCGGGACCCGGACCAGGGCCAGCCCTGGACCTCTGGGCATCGACTGCGCGAAGCGCAGTCGATGCGGGGAACGTGCCCGTCGCCCGCTTGAGACGCACCTCCAGGGTCTTGCCACCGGCCCGCTGGAAGAACTGCGCATCGCGCAGTTCTTCCATCCCCGGTCCAGGCCGTGCCTGGTCCGGGTCGAGGGGCGGACAGCCCCCGCGGGGTCCGGGGCAGAGCCCCGGCGCGGCGGCCCAAGAAGGCTCAGCCTCCGAAGAGCTGCTTGGCGATCACGATCCGCTGGATCTGGCTCGTGCCTTCGTAGATCTGGAGGACCTTTGCGTCGCGCATGAGCTTCTCCACGGGGTACTCCTTCACGTACCCGTTGCCGCCGAAGACCTGCACGGCGTCCACGGCCGTCTGCATCGCGCTGTCGGCGCCGTAGGCCTTCGCGAAGCTCGACACGATCGGATCTCGCACGCCGTGGTCGAGGTTCCAGGCGGCCTTCTGGTACAGCAGCCGCGTCGCTTCTACGCGGATGGCCATCTCTGCGATCATCCACTGCACGAGCTGGTGGTTCGCGATCGGCGTGCCGAAGGTCTTGCGCTCCTTCGCGTACGCCACGCACTCGTCGAGGCAGCGGCGCATCAGGCCCGTCGCGCCCGCGCCGATGTCGGGACGTGTCTGGTTGAACGTCTCCATCGCGAGCTTGAAGCCCTTGCCCTCGGGTGCGAGCAGGTTTGCCTTCGGCACGACCACGTCCTCGAGGAAGATCTGCGCCGTGTCGCTCGCGCGTTGCCCGAGTTTGTCCTCCTTCTTGCCCACGCGGAGCCCGGGCGTGTCGCGATCCACGATGAACGCCGCGATGCCCCGGTGCCGGAGCTCGGTGTTGCTCGTCGCGAAGATCACGTAGAACCGCGCGTAACTCGCGTTCGTGATCCAGCACTTCTGCCCGTTCAACACGTAGTCGTCGCCGTGCTGCGCGAAGCGCGTCTGGAGGCCGGCCACGTCGCTGCCTGCGTCGGGCTCGCTCGTCGCGTAGCTCGCCATCACCGGCTCGCTCGTCAGCAGGCCGAGGTACTTCTTCTTCTGCTCCTCGCTCCCGCCGAGCTTGATCGGCGTCAGTGCGAGGCCGTTCGCGAGCAGGCTCGTCTGGATGCCCGTGCACCCGTACGCGAGCTCCTCCGTGATGATCGCGTTCTCGAGCTCGCCCATGCCCGACCCGCCGTATTCGGCCGGCACCGTCGGGTTGACGAGGCCGATCTCCCAGGCCTCTTTGAAGACCTCCATCGGGAAGCGCGACTCGTGATCACACGCGGCCGCGATCGGGGTGATCCGCTCCTTCGTGAACCGGCGGGCGGTCTCGATGAGACCCTTGTGCTCTTCGGACAGCGAGAAATCCACCACGGGCTCCTACTCCTTCATCCTGCGCTTGCGCTTCTCGAGTTCCGCGCGCACGGCGCGCGCGCCCAGGGTGTAACCGACGACGAGCCCGAGGAGAAGAACGCT
Protein-coding sequences here:
- a CDS encoding sensor histidine kinase gives rise to the protein MQTKDARYVAELERRCRELERRAKASEAQRAELLTIVSHDLRNPLGVVMVTTTLLARELGGDPAHDRQLQTIKRAALEMNQIVEDLVDAAHIDAGRLPIGQEVHDAASIVEAATLAAALATAQRPIAVVKEVAPHLPALYVDRARVLQVLSRLVSNAARFMQKGGSITIRAEPMPSGARFSVTDTGPGIAEIDRPMLFSRRPPEGRRACQGMGLGVYVAKGIVEAHGGHIGAQSEVGRGSTIHFTLPAADGAALSNHDRRD
- a CDS encoding MopE-related protein, with translation MSSLGKLLSALVVSALALGTAGCTTDAFCFDKCAGDTPTGSGSGSGSGGAGGQGGEGGDNCFPFCGTDGGPGSGGAGGSGPCVPTNGGIEKCDGLDNDCNGVVDDGPNINLEAKTTCGTCDNNCFTKLLNNDPATITCVPSPNPGTVPGECTGTCVSGYYDLDGDKACEYYCIKNTQDDASCNNKDDDCDGVKDEDVNLCTSTTDCGKCGNNCVVINGTSECATTAGAGEACSPANTQCTIKQCDVGWYDLDNSVATGCEYQCTPSNGGVEKCGDSLDNDCDGKIDEADDLSMDPQIGKNCFGDPDGICGLLAAAGKTACVGNKVVCAGPNVVVEGQIQEICNGLDDDCDGQVDDSPTDAGNACGQSNIFPCQFGKQQCQNGQLVCMGAVNPSAELCNGQDDNCNGAIDDMPVDVGATCGLTDVGPCQKGVEQCQPGGQKTCVGEIAPKTETCNGQDDDCNGLVDDVAGTGSACGQSSTAPCKLGTLQCVGMTLQCVGNTDPTVETCNTVDDDCDGQVDEGIPSQPCVPVGAPPNLVYGGLSKCVRGTQACGGACTGYIGPSTETCNSLDDNCDGIVDNNLNLGACNVPPAPPAGATSPCKAGTFVCVGGVQTCQNSTGPSSSVDACGVDSNCDGALTGQPNFQNDVANCGACGNNCYANAVHAIWSCTTGMCAFQGCENGYYDLDGNKTCEYSCQYKQAQEICNGEDDDCDGQIDEGVVAPTPVQVCGVSVTATRPECTSQVTVACSQGAWKCTFPAGVCNGAAPNYCSGATEVCDNLDNDCDGILNENVPNYGKACASDDAAPVPGHGACRKPGTFVCSGANATTCNAVKADCATLPGGCTELCDGVDNDCDGLIDETYVSKGSNAANYVKPAVTRIASSLWMYSYEASRPNAVTDVANNVITPGNGNGYHTTAPAGTTLDKTLACSVPNKLPWFNVTPAEVEQTCSAMGGFICPTANWTTACLTNLTCTYGYYPRGAACKSTYDATKFCNLGPEFDFNTSIPGDQDGLLFTGSTSLKNCWADWLNLEGNTVATNKIFDITGNLREITKSATNTYPLMGGAFNTGDPGGATCSFQFYTVDQNFKLFDLGFRCCFSQNPG